From the Callithrix jacchus isolate 240 chromosome 22, calJac240_pri, whole genome shotgun sequence genome, the window CCAATGTTGTTTCATGCCAAAATATAAACCATAGGGCCAAATTTTCCTAAGGAGAAGCAGCTTATAAGTAAATAGCTTTAGAAAATACAActtcggccgggcacagtggctcactcatcTAATCCCAgaacctggggaggctgaggtgcgtggatcatctgaggtcaggagtttgaaaccagcctggccaacatgatgaaaccccgtgtctactaaatatacaaaaaattagccaggtgtgatggtgggcacctataatctcaactacttggaaggctgaggcaggagaatcgcttgaacccaggagatggaggttgcagtgagctgaaatcatgccattacactccagcctgggcaacaaaagcaaaactccatctcaaaaagaaagaaaagaaaaaaagaggccaggtgtggtggctcatgcctgtaatcccagcactttgggaggccaaggcaggtggatcttgaggtcaggagtttgagacaagcctggtcaatatggtgaaaccccatctctactaaaaattaaaaaattatccaggtgtggtggcatgtgcctatagtcccagctactcaggaggctgaagcagaatcgcttgaacccgggaggtggaagttgcagtgagccaagatcgcgccactgcactccaacctgggtgacatagcaagactctgtctgaaaacaaaacaaaacagaattccaCATAAAACTGaagtaaacaaaagaataaaaaaaaagaaaagaaaaagaaaaggccgggcacggtggctcacacctgtaatcccagtactttgggaggcagaggcaggcagatcacgaggtcaggagtttgagaccagcctggccaacacagtgaaactttactaaaaatacaaaaaattggctgggcatggtggcaggtgcctataagcccaggtacttggaaggctgaggcaggagaatcacttgaatccaggaggcggaggttgcagtgagccaagatcgtgtcattgcactgcagcccggCCGACAGTACGAGACTCTgtcataaaacaaacaagcaaacaaacaaaaaacaaaacaaaaaaaaagaaaaaaaccacaacttCATTTAGACTTTCTTTAAAGCATTCAAAAGTACCTCTTTCATGGACATTCATTAGATTTCATACCTTGATTTCTCTCTGTGCTTTTGTTAACTGAACGTCATGAGAAATGACAGCACAGGGTCTTTTGAGGATGGACTGCATTATCTGCAGCTGGTCTTTTGGGGGCtatattcatttttgtgtgtgtgcaaaatTGGGATGTATGCGAATGTAATTTAGTGCCAAAAAATGCAAGAGAACATATATGAACCCCTCAATTGAGTTGTTAAGATATGTAATCGTAAGCCAAAAATACAGCCAAATCTTCAACTGTATTTtacggccattttttttttcacgcCAAAATCACCTAGTAGCAATCACCGTATCTTTGTTTACTGACTCTAGAATCCAGATATttatacctttatttatttatttttgaaacagggtctcactctgttacccaggctggagtgcactggtgctatcctggctcactgcaacctctgcctcccaggctcaagtgatcctcccactcagcctcccgagtagctgggactacaggaacgtgccaccatgcctggctaattttttgtagagatggggttttgccgtgtttcCCAGGCcggtgtcgaactcctgggctcaagtgatcctccacctcccgaagtgctgggatttcaggcatgagccacctagcaCAGCCttatacctttatttttattatatcctaATAGACACTAAAAAATTACTTTCccttttaataaaacaattaagttaaataaaaacttttttaataaataaaaaataaaactgtttttagttggctgggcatgctggcttatgcctgtaatctcagtactttgggaggccgaggtgggcagatcatctgaggttgggagtttgagaccagcctgaccaacatggagaaaccatgtcactactaaaaatgaaacaattacctgggagtggtggcgcatgcctgtaatctcagctacttgggaggctgatgcaggagaattgcctgaacctgggaggcgcaggttgcagtaagccgagattgagccattgcactccaccctgggcaacaagagcgaaactccatctcacacacaaaaaaaattagctaggcatggtggcaggcccatgaaattccagctactgaggcaggagaattgcttgaaccagggaagcagaggttgcggtgagccaagactatgccattgcactccagcctgggtgacagagagaaacttcgtctcaaaaaaaaaaaaattgtttttagttaAAAAGCCTgaccattttgttggttgctggccAGGAATTTGGGAAGACCTCAGCCGGGCAGTTCTTGTGGTTCCAGTTTTATGTTAGTAGGGTCCACAGTCATCTGAAGTCTTGACTAGATGTCCAAGAGGCCTCACTTACTTACATGGTTGGCAGCTCATGTTAGCTGATGGCTGGGAGCTCAGCTCCAGCTGTTAAACAGGGTGTCTTACACATAGACTTGCTAGGATTATAGTCTTGGTATGGCTAGACTTCTTTCACGGAACAGAGCTTTCCTCAAAGTTAAAAGTCCCAAGCcccatttgtttccttttaatcTTCCTTTCTTTAGTATTAATTCCTCAGTGTTGTGTAAGAAATGAGCAACAGTTAAAGTCATTCTTAGAATCATTTCATGTGAAGAGTTCTTATCCTATGTGAATTCCCTGATATAGTGTAATATTTGAACAATGGCTGTAAGCTTTTCCATATTCATTATTTGTACCTGACCAGTAAGATGCAGGCCATGGGTGAACACTATATTCCTCCCCATGCCCCAACTTCAACACACTCACAGGACTTTTCTCTAGTTGGAATTCTCTGATGTTGAATGAGGAAAATGTTGGCTGCTTCTCCTTCTTTGGTAGACTTTTTGCTTTCCAATAAGGCATTAGCTGTGGCTAACAGCAATCTCACATTTATTACATTTGTCTGGAAGATATGGGCTCTGGCTGAATCTTATATATTCACATCCCCAGTTTTCACAATAACATTGATAGATTTTTTCCTCTAGCATGAATTTTCTGGTTTGAACCAGCACATATTGATAAAACTTATAGCTGCTTTCCTTCAGTGTGATCTCATGTGGTGAAAGTTCTGAATTGTCTGGCAGTATCTGACTGAATACACATATGTTCTAAGACCCAGCGATTCCATTCCTAAGTATATACACAAGAGAAATGCATGTATGTGCACCAAGACAAGTATGTTCTCAGAAGCATTATTTATTATGACCCTAAGCTGTAAACAATGTAAAAGTCcatcaacagtagaatggataaattgtgatataatcatataatagaactctatactgaataaaaataaacttctgctACATGCACTAATGATCAGACTCAGGGACATGATGAATGTAATAAGCTGTATATGAAAGAATACATGACACATAATGatttataatatgtaaaaacTACTTTGTAATGTTAGAAGTCAGAATCATGGTCAACTGTGAGGCAGTaacaactaatttttattttgtatttgcaaTGCGAAATACAGTTCATGCCTCCTTCTTTTAAAGAATGTCTACTCACTCTATAGTCCATGGAGCACAGTCAGTTGGCCAACTGTTTATTACTGCTTAACAGAAAGATGTGTATTGAAAtggaaaatgtgattttaaatgtttataataccTTGACAGAGGAAGTTTTTGTCTGCTGAAGCTAGTAATAAAAAATTTGGATTTTAAATGATTTCTGTCATGTAATTTgtctaattgtgtgtgtgtgtgtgtgtgtgtgtgtgtgtttataggcTGGCAAACAGTAGGATACCTTAAACTGTTGTATATTATTACAATAGCAAGCAACATCATGTACAGGGTTTACTatgacttaaaaaattttttacaaaaaaagtcACATTACTTACTGAATTCCCATGGTGTCTACCTTGTGAGTTTTCTGATGGACAATTAGGTTTGACTTACAACTGAAGAACTTCCCACACTGTTTACACTCATatggtttctctcctgtgtgagtTTTCTGATGGCGAATGAGGTTTGATTTCCTactaaaggctttcccacactgAGGACAGCCATTGGATTTCTCTCCTGTATGTATTCTGTGATGAACAGTGAGGATTGCCTTCTGGCGGAAAGACTTCCCACATTCATTACAAATATACGGTTTCTCCCCTGTGTGAATTCTCTGGTGGAGAGTGAGGGTTGTCTTTTGGCAGAAGGACTTCCCACATTCATTGCAAatatagggtttctctcctgtgtgagtTCTCTGATGCACAGTGAGGGTTGTTTTCTGGATAAATGCCTTCCCACACTCATTACACTGATAcggtttctctcctgtgtgagtTCTCTGGTGATCAATGAGGTATGACTTCTTCCTAAAGGCACTTCCACACTGAGGACATTCATAGGCTTTCTCCCCCGTATGTGTTTTGTGATGTCTAGTGAGGGTGGCCTTCTGGCGGAAAGACTTCCCACAATCAATACAAATAAAGGGTTTCCCCTCTATGTGTGTTTTCTCATGAAGGGTGAGGGCTGTCTTCTGACGGAAGGCCTTTCCACATTGATTGCAAACATAAGGTTTTTCACCTGTGTGAATTCGCTGATGTTCAATGAGGTATGACTTCCTTCTAAAGCTATTCCCACAGTAAGGACATTGAAAGGGTTTCTCTTCTGTTTGAGGTCTCTGAGGCACAATAAAAACAGACTTTCTGCAGAGGAATTTCCCATATTTGTTGCAGGCAGAGGGCTTCTTTTCCATAAGATTACTTGGATGGACACTGAGACTTGACTTTTCTATGAAGGCAATTTCATCTTTATCGTATTCAAAGGTTCTTTCTCCTATGTGAGCTCTAGTATGTGTAAATAGCATTCCTTTCATCAGGAAGGATTTTTCACATTCATTATGGTCAAATGGTTGCTCTGGAGTTTGAACCTTCTGATGCTGAATAAGCTCTTGTTTACCACTGAGAactctttctgtttgtttatggAGATTCACTGCAGGATGAATTTTCTCATGCTTAGTATTATGAAGTGGTTTCTCCCATCCAATACTCTCACCAAACTTCTCTTTTATGGGGCTTATATTTCTAATGACTagttctgaaatatttttcaaaacttttccaTCAGGTTTACATTCACATAGTGTTGTTTTTGAAATATGGTTCTTGCCTAGAGTAAGTGTTTTACCATAAATATTACTTCTCTCCTTAATTAGTTTTTTGTGGTTAATAAGTATGAGGGATCTAGAATGCCTGTCTTGGTATTCTTTGAACTTCACTAAGACatcttcagttttcccatctgcttCTAGAAAAGAATACAATTAACACTGTAAGTCTGCACATAAATGCTATGGATTGGGTGTACATACAGACAAACTATGGTGGGACTAGCTCACTACTGTGATCTAAAAGAAGGCCAGAATAAATTCCCTCTTGGTAGGGAAAATGTATGAACATAAATACACATCTTGCTACACTGTTAAGATGAagaaaaactagcagaagaaaaaacactCATATCTTTGGCATGTTATAAATATAAGCTGCACTGAAAAGGTGTAAGAAACAAGGATGAGtgagcagaagagaaagaatgatAAAAGAGGGATTGTCCTTGGCATGGAGGATTCAGAGCTGCTGAAGTAAGCCTACCAAGGGTACTGAACAGTAGGCAAATGACAAAAAATTACttatgaagaaatgaaaagctTCACATTTATCCCCTCACACCTAAGTAAGTGCTATGAGTGCTtccaattctttcttcttcacttccATTTTGCCTATGCATGGTAAATTAACTTTTTCAGCTCCTTTCCTAGTGTTTACAGAAACGTTAGTCTATAGTCTAGGCCCTAACTGCCCATAtaactgtaatttattttctcttgaaagCAGAGAATCTAGAAAACATATTCCCATGAGGAATTATAAAATACaccaaaagacaaaatatatttccaaTATGAATATAATCAcggttgtgtgtgtatgtgtatttgaattctttttttttttttgagacagggtcttgctctatcctccaggctggaatacagtgatgtgatcccaatgtgatcccggctcactgtagccttgacctcctgggcttaagcaatcctcccacctcagcctgccaagtatctggggctacaggtgtgtgccaccatgcccagctaatgtttacatttttttgtagacatgaggttttcctatgtggcccaggctgatctcgaactcccagcctcaagtgatcttccaaaagttctgggattataggtgtgagccacagtgcccgggcACTGTAGTATTCTGATTGCTGTTACCATCAATGTATTCTGCCAGAGATGGTCAATAATGAAATTCTCCTCACCATGAATTCTAACTTCGTTCTTTCAATTTGCCGAATTACTTTTTTCAGCTTTAGGAAAGAATAAGTTTGAGTTTTCCTCCCAATACAGTCACATATCTTAATTCTGCTATTCCCTATTGGAGCTATAAAGGACTGGATTATTCAATGTATGTGCAGAGCATTGATTAAtctttactatttaaaaaataaattactgtatATCTTACTATTGTTGCCTTACTATGATGCATATTCGGGAGGGCAATTTAAAGATGGATTCATCTCATctatgatttacatttttatttataatagtcccATACTGGGAACAGCCCAAATATCCATGAAAAGATTAACAGGTAAAACTATGTCATATattatacaatagaatactacctCACAATAAGAAGAAACAATGCTGATACACAATAACAACAGGAACAAATCTCAAATATTTTGCAGACTATAAGCTTTATGAAACAGAGTACATATACAATTCCACTTATGTGCAGTTCTAGGCCATGTAAAACTAATCTATATTGGTAATTGAAGTTATATTGTCTTCCTAAGAACTTCAAACACCTCCAAGTATATGCTGCTAACCAATTTTTCTTAAAGCTTTcacagtctttctttctttttcatttatttcttttcttttttctttcttccttttctttctttcttatatgCTGCTACCCAATTTTTCTTAAAGCTTTCatagttctctttttttcttatatgctACTATCCAATTCTTCTTAAAGCTTTcacagtctttcttttctttttttctttcttatatgctACTAGCCAGTTTTTCTTAAAGCTTTCACatagttctttctctctctctttctctccttcctttcttccttttacattttttagtagagatggggtttcactgtgtcagccttgctgattttgaactcctgacctcaggtgatccacccacgttggcttcccaaaatgctgagattacagaagtgaCTGCTGCTCCCAGCTAAAGTTTCACATAGTTTTTCTACCTCTCAGTATCCCATCTGTTTGAAATTGTAATATAATTATGATCTGGAACGTTCACTTCAAGATATTTTCCAACAGCCTGGGATTTTAACATAATCATTCTATATAAAGTCCACAATTTGATAATATAATATTGCTTTCTTAACTAAAACTCATGTTTTTATAGgtcaatattttattgacaaTATTCTCTAAAATCTTCTGAGTATACATTTACACACCGTTATCTGAGGTTAGGGGATAAAATATTGGCAGGTACACCTAAAAGAACTTAGTAGTAAATGATTTCTAAATGGAAGAGAAAGATATTTTCCTTGCATGGTACAACAATCAATAAGATAACTACTGAATACCTGGCCTCTGTTATAAGCTGCAGTAAGGAAAGACAAAAGAGAGGATCTTATTTTGGGGAAACAATTAACcaaatggagaaagaaatggCATATAAAACAATGTTGAATTAGGTATCAAATTACTAGATCATATCAGAGGACGTATTTGCTCACATGTTATAGATGTTAAGTAAAATGGGAGTGCATAAAAAAGGAATAGACATAGTCTATACAGTAATCAAGGTATTTCATGGAGGAAATgaaacatgatcttttagctaaATGACATATAATATTGTGTGGTAAAGAATTTAACCTTGCCAAACACAATATCTAACCTTTAACTTCAGCTTCAGTGTGGTAATCTCTGAGCCCTTTGAATGTCATCATGGCTAATAGGAGTTTATTTGTTTGCCAGGGAGTCTTTGGCTGGCCAAACAATAACAATGTGATTTAGGGTGGGAACTTTGAGTTATGCAGCAAGCATTAGCTCAGCTTCCTAAGGCACTGGAAACTGAGCTCAGCCATGTGGGCAATCAGGCCTAGGTGGCGGAGCCTCAGTAAAAACTCTGGACACTGAGGCCGGGCTGAACTTCCCTGGTTAGCAGTACCCTGTATGCAAATTTATACAGTTGCCAGGATTGCTTCCATGACTCCACAGAGAGAGGGCACCTAGAAGCTGCATGTTTGGGGCTTTCCTGGACTCCACCCATGTCCTTCTTCCCTTGActgattttaatctttttctgtAACAAACTATAATTGTGAACATAACAGCTTTCACTGAGTTCCATGGGTCTTTTCAGTAAATTATTgaacctagctgggcatggtggctcatgcctgtaatcctagcacgttgggaggctgaggtgggtggatcacttgaagtcaggagttcaagaccagtttggccaacatggtgaaaccccatcgctactaaaatacaaaaatcagcagggtgtggtggcagatgcatataattccagctacttgggatgcgaaggcacaagaatagcttgaacctaggaggtggagattgagtgagactctgtctcaaaataaagaaaattatctaaTCTAAGGGCAGTCTTGGGGATTCCCAAACTTACAGCTGGTGTCAGAAGTAAGGGTGGTCTTGTATGGATTACTGTACCCTCCAATTTCATAGTTGGTTAACTTTGCAAGTATATATATGGAAGTCTATCTGAAAGCCATTCATATAAAACAAGGAAATACATTTGAGAATTCATCAGATTATTGTAGCTTGCAGGACTTTTATAAAGTCAAGAGTTCAGGGTGAAGAAAATGCTTAAAGGACACATCAGAAATATACCAAGGAGAGGCCTAATGAAACAAGATTAATTTAGTCAACAATATTTATTGTCCTAGACAAAGTACAAAAGGGGGATAAAAGCAAACAAGATGTGATAATGTACTCAGGGAAATAGGATGAGAATGAGTTAGtattttccacccaaatccaGGTGGGCAGATATCAAGAATGATGCTCAGCACTATGATATGAAACACAAAAGTTTATTGGAAAGAAATCGTGATCCTGAAATTATCACTTTGATTCCAGGCATACGGATTTTGGAACCTGGTGGTAGGTCTCATGGTGAAAATGGGATGTGAGACTCAGGCAGAAAACAAGTATAAGGCATTGcccaaggaaagaaagagaagaaagtgaaaactatgagaaagaaagatattaaacaataatttttatttttctgataggTTTAAGAATGCTCTCTTTTATAAATAGGGGACTATAACAAAAGGATGAAGATAGAGGACTGAAatgctaaagaaagaaaagaaaagaagtaatatctcagtggggcacagtggctcatgcctgtaatcccaccactttgggaggccgaggcgggtggatcacctgaggtcagaagcttgagaccagcctggacaacatggtgaaaccccatctctactaaaaatacaaaaattagccaggtgtggtagcacacgcctacagtcccagctacccaggaggctgagtcagggaaccggggaggtagaggttgcagtaagctgagatcacaccactgcaccccagcctgggagacaaagcaacaccctgacacacacacacacacacacacacacacacacagcaacatCAACTAAACCACCATTTCCTAAGGTGTGATTCATAAACTTGTAGTACTTGAGTCCCTTTACTTGGGTAAAAGGGAGTATATGCAGGGTAAAATGATTTTCATTAATAACAAcacttcatttgtcttttttttctgtgtttatatttGCACTAATGGGTCAAAAGCAATGGTAGGTGTTTCGTTTATACTCATGGATTTTAATTTATGGTGGTGACTCAGTGACAACAGAGCAGCTAGTGccattaaaagaacatttttatgatGTACCTTTTCTGAGGGGAGGGGGAATGCCAGTCTACACATGAGCCACATGGGGAAGCAGCAGGTTTAGGCAAGAAGCAGAAAGGAGCACAGGGAAAGCCTAGGCCAGAACCTTCATGGGGGTTTCTGggggaaaggcaaggcagagaaaacagcttAGGACTGGCTCGTTTGACTCATGTTGGCAGGCTGTGGGTTCCTGGGGCAGTCTCTGACCCTGGGTGATTTAGGGCAGAGCAAATATTGGCCTGGGGTATGGGAGCTGGATAAAGGAGGTGGATGGGGTATGAACTTGGGATTGGTTGGTTTTTTATGAAAGGTGGGCTCACTGACAAGCTATTCACTGTCTCCAGCAATTAGCTAACTGTGGGAGGGGCAGTCTCTCTCCAGGAAGCAAGACTCCTTAAAAATGTCAAgacattgtaaaatataaaaaataaaaaaattcaattaatacAGTGGATAACATGCTGGTACATTAGCATAAATCAAAGTACTGGCaccaaatatataataataatcacTGCATTTCTAACTGCCACATACTCAGAAAAGGTTTCATTTCAGAATGTTCTTGATagagcagaaaaaaatcattaattataTGAAATTTTCATCTTTGTACATCTTTTCAATATTCTGTGATGATTAAAGAAGTATGCATAAGCCGGGTGAGctggttcttgcctgtaatcccagaactttgggaggccaaggctggaggattgctggaagccaggagttcagacTAGCCCAGGTAAAAcctgtctacaaaaattaaaaaaaaaaaaaaaaggtgggtacAGTGCcatttgcctgtagtccgagctactcaggaggctgaggcaggaggatcacttgagcccaagagtttgaagttgtagtgagctgtgactggCTGCACCATTATACTAAGCCTGGGTCAGAGTGAGACCTCAACTCACATActtaacaacaaaataaaatgaagtatgcATAAAGCACTTATGTttgttaaaatagagatcataagaTTGATGGAGTAGATTCTTTATGCCAGGGATACCAAATTATAAATAAGACCTCAGACCATGGCAGGCAAAGGCTAAATCATGCACCCCTATACTTAAGCAATGAATTATGTTCTAACTGCCGCAAGTCTTTTCTTTATCTCTAGCAGCGGAGCAAGCACTGGCCTGGAGATTAGCAGACTCCCAGAAGCTGACTGACACCTTCTAAAACCCATAACTACAGCTTTAATTGGACAAGGGACCGGTTTCAGTAACTTTCTCCTGATAAATGACCATTGACCACAGACTGGTTCTGGATGGTTTACAGAGATTGTGCAAAAAGTGGCTTTGTGCCCtaggttttatgttttttgttttgttttctgagacagaatcttgctctgtcaccaggctagagtgcagtggcgcgatctcagctcactgcaacctccgcctcccgggttcaagggattctcctgcctcagccttccgagtagctgggattacaggtgcctgtcaccaacgcctggctaatttggtacttttagtagagacagagttttacaatgttggccaggctggtctcaaactcctgacctcaggtgaaccgcccacctcagccttccaaagtgctgggattacaggtatgagccactgtgcccagccttacttTTTGACATACACGgcgtaatttttattttttttgagatggagtctctctgttgcccaggctggaatgcaatggcgtgatcttgattCTCCCCAAcatccgccttccaggttcaagcaattctcccatgtcagcctcctgagtaggtgggattacaggtgcccaccactatgcctagctaatttttgtggtgtttttttgtgtctgttttttttttttttttttgagatggggtctcgttcCATCacccagaggctggagtgcagtggcacaatctcagttcactgaaaccactgcctcccaggttcaagcgattttctggcctcagtctcccaagtagctggcattataggcactcgccaccacgccaggctaattttctatattttctttgagCATCACAtgggtgctcaaaaagttttgtgTTTTGGAGCATTTCCTGTTTGGAGTTTGGGAGGCTCAATCTTATTGCAATATAAACCACATATTTTAATAGATTGCACAGTCAGATTTGAAAATCAGCTACCTTCCATTGATccagatattaaataaatttcagtcatgtaaaacaatgccacttttctattttttcttttagggaacagttatctttttaaaaaatatgactttatgtaaacatataatggaattattgtttcttatttcttatattgtagttttaaaatgagttaattagtgaatattttttaaatttcccttttaatttctaATAGTGTAACCAAGTATTCCCAGcctcaaatgtattttaaaactttccttttttgctttcaaCCTTGAGTGACTTTGAAACTTTTTCTCACTTTCTCACCAGGCACTTCCACGTTAACAGTGTTTACTTATCTAATTATGTGCTTGCTTAGAGATTCCAGGAGCCAATTTTGAAACAAGCTAGGCAGAGAGACCCAGCTGCAGAATCCTCTCACTTAAGGAGGTTTATGAATAGCCCATCACTGTCAGGCCAAAGTCAGTATGATGCAAACTAAACCTCCAGAAGAGCGATTACTCAAGATAACCATCGGAACAAGACACAAAGGCCTGTGCTCTCCTGCACCACCCCTCCACACGTTTTCCTTCACACCCCCTTCACTCAGCCCAAAATATAGAGATGGCTTCTTTGAGGCAAAAGCCTTTCCAACTCCCATCTGCTAGCATTTAATCAAGTTGTTTCCTTTCACCACTCCTCCCTTCTCATGTTTTTGACCTCTGGAGCAGTGAGCAGCTGGAATTGAGCCAGTTACAAcatcatacacatgtgcacagtTCTTTTAAGTCCTTAATAACTTTAAGATTGTAAATATGTCCTGAGACTagaaagtttgagaactgctggtcTGGACAtctagattgattgattgattgattgattgattgattgaa encodes:
- the ZNF382 gene encoding zinc finger protein 382 isoform X8; translation: MLENYCHFISVGFHMAKPDMIRKLEQGEELWTQRIFPSYSYLEADGKTEDVLVKFKEYQDRHSRSLILINHKKLIKERSNIYGKTLTLGKNHISKTTLCECKPDGKVLKNISELVIRNISPIKEKFGESIGWEKPLHNTKHEKIHPAVNLHKQTERVLSGKQELIQHQKVQTPEQPFDHNECEKSFLMKGMLFTHTRAHIGERTFEYDKDEIAFIEKSSLSVHPSNLMEKKPSACNKYGKFLCRKSVFIVPQRPQTEEKPFQCPYCGNSFRRKSYLIEHQRIHTGEKPYVCNQCGKAFRQKTALTLHEKTHIEGKPFICIDCGKSFRQKATLTRHHKTHTGEKAYECPQCGSAFRKKSYLIDHQRTHTGEKPYQCNECGKAFIQKTTLTVHQRTHTGEKPYICNECGKSFCQKTTLTLHQRIHTGEKPYICNECGKSFRQKAILTVHHRIHTGEKSNGCPQCGKAFSRKSNLIRHQKTHTGEKPYECKQCGKFFSCKSNLIVHQKTHKVDTMGIQ
- the ZNF382 gene encoding zinc finger protein 382 isoform X1, with the translated sequence MLRPIACEKWTESCCCARFPLHVSIFRLELFLFLKEELKREGSSLRNLKAMSQGSVSFKDVTVDFTQEEWQQLDPAQKALYRDVMLENYCHFISVGFHMAKPDMIRKLEQGEELWTQRIFPSYSYLEADGKTEDVLVKFKEYQDRHSRSLILINHKKLIKERSNIYGKTLTLGKNHISKTTLCECKPDGKVLKNISELVIRNISPIKEKFGESIGWEKPLHNTKHEKIHPAVNLHKQTERVLSGKQELIQHQKVQTPEQPFDHNECEKSFLMKGMLFTHTRAHIGERTFEYDKDEIAFIEKSSLSVHPSNLMEKKPSACNKYGKFLCRKSVFIVPQRPQTEEKPFQCPYCGNSFRRKSYLIEHQRIHTGEKPYVCNQCGKAFRQKTALTLHEKTHIEGKPFICIDCGKSFRQKATLTRHHKTHTGEKAYECPQCGSAFRKKSYLIDHQRTHTGEKPYQCNECGKAFIQKTTLTVHQRTHTGEKPYICNECGKSFCQKTTLTLHQRIHTGEKPYICNECGKSFRQKAILTVHHRIHTGEKSNGCPQCGKAFSRKSNLIRHQKTHTGEKPYECKQCGKFFSCKSNLIVHQKTHKVDTMGIQ
- the ZNF382 gene encoding zinc finger protein 382 isoform X5, with the protein product MSQGSVSFKDVTVDFTQEEWQQLDPAQKALYRDVMLENYCHFISVGFHMAKPDMIRKLEQGEELWTQRIFPSYSYLEADGKTEDVLVKFKEYQDRHSRSLILINHKKLIKERSNIYGKTLTLGKNHISKTTLCECKPDGKVLKNISELVIRNISPIKEKFGESIGWEKPLHNTKHEKIHPAVNLHKQTERVLSGKQELIQHQKVQTPEQPFDHNECEKSFLMKGMLFTHTRAHIGERTFEYDKDEIAFIEKSSLSVHPSNLMEKKPSACNKYGKFLCRKSVFIVPQRPQTEEKPFQCPYCGNSFRRKSYLIEHQRIHTGEKPYVCNQCGKAFRQKTALTLHEKTHIEGKPFICIDCGKSFRQKATLTRHHKTHTGEKAYECPQCGSAFRKKSYLIDHQRTHTGEKPYQCNECGKAFIQKTTLTVHQRTHTGEKPYICNECGKSFCQKTTLTLHQRIHTGEKPYICNECGKSFRQKAILTVHHRIHTGEKSNGCPQCGKAFSRKSNLIRHQKTHTGEKPYECKQCGKFFSCKSNLIVHQKTHKVDTMGIQ
- the ZNF382 gene encoding zinc finger protein 382 isoform X4, producing MPLQGSVSFKDVTVDFTQEEWQQLDPAQKALYRDVMLENYCHFISVGFHMAKPDMIRKLEQGEELWTQRIFPSYSYLEADGKTEDVLVKFKEYQDRHSRSLILINHKKLIKERSNIYGKTLTLGKNHISKTTLCECKPDGKVLKNISELVIRNISPIKEKFGESIGWEKPLHNTKHEKIHPAVNLHKQTERVLSGKQELIQHQKVQTPEQPFDHNECEKSFLMKGMLFTHTRAHIGERTFEYDKDEIAFIEKSSLSVHPSNLMEKKPSACNKYGKFLCRKSVFIVPQRPQTEEKPFQCPYCGNSFRRKSYLIEHQRIHTGEKPYVCNQCGKAFRQKTALTLHEKTHIEGKPFICIDCGKSFRQKATLTRHHKTHTGEKAYECPQCGSAFRKKSYLIDHQRTHTGEKPYQCNECGKAFIQKTTLTVHQRTHTGEKPYICNECGKSFCQKTTLTLHQRIHTGEKPYICNECGKSFRQKAILTVHHRIHTGEKSNGCPQCGKAFSRKSNLIRHQKTHTGEKPYECKQCGKFFSCKSNLIVHQKTHKVDTMGIQ